CCTGTCCAACCGAAGTCTCTGAACCGGTTCGGAAGGCACTGGGAGTTGGCTGCGGCTCATGGTATTGGAAAAAGATGTCCGGTGTTGAGCCGGTGGAGGCTGTGAAATGAAAATATCGATGTTCCACCTGATGCCGTATCGTGATCTGCCGGCGGACTTCGAGAAACGCTATAACTCGGTGTGGGTCGATCCTCCCTATTGGGAGCTCGCCGATTCGACCAAGATTGGCCAGTACTACAACTGGACCCTCGATGAACTTATTCACGCCGCGAACCGCGGCATCGACGGCATCTGCGTCAACGAGCATCACCAGAACGCTTACGGATTCATGCCGAATCCCGACCTGATGGGTTCGGTCCTCGCGCGCGCCACCAACGGCACCCACGTCGCCGTGGTGCAGATGGGCTCGACGTTGCCGACCTCAAACCCTCCGATTCGCGTCGCCGAGGAATATTCGATGATTGATTGTATCTCCGGGGGCCGCCTGGTCGCAGGGATGCCGCTCGGCACTTCGCAAGACGTGAATCTTTGCTACGGAATTTCGCCGATCGAACAGCGTGAGCGATATTATGAAGCTCACGACCTGATTCTAAAGGCGTGGACCGCTCGCGAAATTTTCGCGTGGAACGGCAAGTACTTCAAATTGCCGATGGTCAATATCTGGCCGCGCCCGATACAGAAGCCGTTTCCGCCGGTGTGGATCCCCGGCAGCGGGAGCCTCAGCACGTGGGATTTTTCTGCACGTAACGACCACTGCTACTGCTTCCTCTCTTACTGGGGCAACAACTTTGGCAAGCGCGTGATGGACGGCTGGTGGGATTTCGTCGCGAAGGGTAACCACGATCCGAATCCCTTCCGCGCCGGGTTCCTGCAGCTGGTCGCGGTCTCCGAAACCGACGCGAGCGCAGAAAAGGAGTACTACCCGCACATCCGTTACTTCTACGACAAGTGCTTGCACATTCAGCCCGAATATTTTCCCGTCGCGGGCAACCAGGATTACAAGAGCCTGGTTAACAGCGTCACCAAGCTGAACCCGCAGATGTTCGACTTGATGAACAAGATTCCGACCTGGGGTTACAAGGACTTCGTCGAGAATCAGTTTGTTATCGCGGGCAGCCCGGCGACCGTGCGCCAGCAGCTGATGGAGGCCGTGAAGAAGCTCCGGGTCGGAAACCTGATGGTGCTGCTGCACATCGGTTCGATGCCGCACGACCTTACCATCAAAAATATCGATCTGTTTTGCCGGGAAGTCATGCCGCACTTCTGCGATGTGTGGGAAGACCAATGGGAGAACAAGTGGTGGCCGGAAAAGCTGCGCGCCCGGCCTAACGGCAAGGGCGCTTCCGCCCGCGCATAGGTTGCGGCACCGAAGACTGGCAAATCCCGCGCGGCCGGCACCAAGGCGGCCGCGCGCATCCCCTTGAATCCAGAATCCAGGAAGGCTGCGAAAAGATGGCGGCGAGCAAGGAACAAACGGTAAGCGTGTGGGGCGACAAGGTACATCCCTCGGTCAAAATTTCGGGCGGTGGTGCGCCGCTGGTCTATCTGCACGGCGGATACGGCCTCATCGAGACCGAACTCGTCGATGAGCTGGCGAAGAATTTTACCGTTTACGCGGTGCCCCATCCCGGCCTCACCCCCGGCGACGAGGACGCGATCAAAGCGCTTGATGATTTCTGGGACCTCGTTCTCTACTACTATGACTTGTTCGACAAGCTCGGACTCAAGTCGCCCGCGGTGGTGGGGCATTCTTTCGGCGGAATGGTCGCGGCCGAAGTGGCCGCCACCGACCCCACGCGGGTCAGCAAGCTGGTGTTGATCAATTCACTGGGACTGTGGCTCGATGAGCGGCCCATTCGGAATTATATCGTTACGGCACAAACCGAACTGCCGGGTTTGCTATTCCACGATCCCCACCATCCCGCGCAGAAGCGAATCATCCTCAACCCCGAAGACCAGGAAGGGTTCATCCGCATCTCCTGGGCGCTCGGCTGTACCGGCAAATTCTACTGGCCGATTCCCGATAAGGGACTCAAGAAACGCCTGCATCGGATCACGGCGCCCACGCTGCTGCTGTGGGGTAACCATGACAAGCTGCTGGCGCCCGCGTACGGGGAGGAATTCAAGAAGGGCATACCCGACGCCAAGTTGGAAATCATCGACGGCGCGCACATGATGCCACTTGAGGCTCCGGCGAGGGTCGCGGCGGTGGTTACTGCGTTCCTGAAATGAAAGCGAGGCGAGGCTGAGCCCGAAAGGGCCAGTTACTGTGCTTGAGCGGAAGGGGAACGGACGAACCTCGCCTCCAAGTCCGTTGAGCTGAACCCTTGCACCTTCGCGTTGCGTCGAATACTTCCATTAGACTTGTTGGCATCGACCCCAAGAGCACAGTAGTGAAGCTTTCCAGACATTCCTGGGTGGTGACGATCCTCGCGGTTCTGGCGATCGCCTCCGCCTGCAATGGCTCAAGCTCGGATGGTTTACCCGTGAGAAATACCGGACATTACGCGATCGTCGAGACGGACCGGGGCACCTTTGTGATGGAACTCTATCCCAAAGTCGCGCCCAAAACCGTCGAGAACTTTGAAACCCTGGTCAAAAAGGGCTTCTACAACGGCCTCACCTTCCACCGCGTGGTACCCGACTTCGTGGTGCAGGGCGGTGACCCGGACGGCACCGGAATGGGTGGTCCCGGTTACACGGTTCCCGCCGAAATCGACAAGAACGAACATCATCTGCGGGGGAGTGTTGCGACCGCGCGCACCGGCGACGAAGTGAATCCCAAACGGGAATCCTCGGGCAGCCAATTCTACATTTGCATGAAGCCGCAGCCGGGCCTTGACGGCGACTATACGATCTTTGGCGGCGTGATTAAGGGAATGGATGTGGTCGACCAGATTCAGAAGGGCGATCACATGAAGAAAATCACGCTCGCAACGGAGCCGCCCAAGTAGAATCAAGTGATGGCATCCGGAAGCGGGCACCCCTCGGGGCCCTACTTCAGCGTAGACCTTCATCTTCACACCAACCGCGGCAGTTCGGATTCGAACCTGGCGCCGGGTGATCTGGTCGCGCGCGCGGGCGCGATTGGGATCGGCGCGGTGTGCATCACCGAGCACGACACTATGTGGGAACCGCGCGAGATGGACCTGCTGGGCAACGAGTCCGGGGTGGTGTTCCTGCGCGGCATGGAGGTAACCACCGACATGGGGCACATCGGGGTGTTCGGCCTCGATCGCTACGTGGGTGGAATCTACAAGCTCTCGGAGCTGCGCAAGGTGGTGGATGCGGCCGGCGGAATCCTGGTCGCAAACCATCCGTTTCGCTACAAGCTCGACCCGCGCTTTTCCTTCATCAATCCCGACGGCGAACCGATCGATCCCGATCGTCCCGACCGCGCCGCCAAGCTGGCAATCTTTGAGTTTGTCCATGCGATCGAGGTGCTGAACGGCGCCTGCTCCGAGGAGGAGAATGTGTTCGCGCTGCGGGTGGCGCGTCACCTTAAGAAGCCGGAGGTTGCGGGGTCCGACTCCCATTCCGCGGGTTCCATCGGCTGTGTAAGTACCCTGCTCGACGCGCCGGTACATGATGAACGCGGGCTCATCGAAGCGATCAAAGGCGGCAGGTGCAGAGCGGGCCGCGGTCTCCTGCAGAATGCACTTGCTATTTTCGAGCTGCCTTGAACCACAACCGGCCGGAAAATCCCTGACTTTCGCAGAACCTGGGCTTGCGGGGGTGCGGAAGCGCTCAAATCTGCGGATTTCTCCCCTCTTCCGTTGTGACAGCGGGAAGTGGTGCGGTAAAATTCTCGCGCACTCGGGTCTTGAATCACGCTTATGGCAACCAATCGCGACCGTCTTGCGCTCATCGAGGAGATCTCCACGATCGCCGGCGAGGCGCACGCGGATCTGCGCGAGGCTCTGGACCAGATCGCCGCAGCGATCGCCGAC
This genomic window from Candidatus Binataceae bacterium contains:
- a CDS encoding LLM class flavin-dependent oxidoreductase; the encoded protein is MKISMFHLMPYRDLPADFEKRYNSVWVDPPYWELADSTKIGQYYNWTLDELIHAANRGIDGICVNEHHQNAYGFMPNPDLMGSVLARATNGTHVAVVQMGSTLPTSNPPIRVAEEYSMIDCISGGRLVAGMPLGTSQDVNLCYGISPIEQRERYYEAHDLILKAWTAREIFAWNGKYFKLPMVNIWPRPIQKPFPPVWIPGSGSLSTWDFSARNDHCYCFLSYWGNNFGKRVMDGWWDFVAKGNHDPNPFRAGFLQLVAVSETDASAEKEYYPHIRYFYDKCLHIQPEYFPVAGNQDYKSLVNSVTKLNPQMFDLMNKIPTWGYKDFVENQFVIAGSPATVRQQLMEAVKKLRVGNLMVLLHIGSMPHDLTIKNIDLFCREVMPHFCDVWEDQWENKWWPEKLRARPNGKGASARA
- a CDS encoding alpha/beta hydrolase yields the protein MAASKEQTVSVWGDKVHPSVKISGGGAPLVYLHGGYGLIETELVDELAKNFTVYAVPHPGLTPGDEDAIKALDDFWDLVLYYYDLFDKLGLKSPAVVGHSFGGMVAAEVAATDPTRVSKLVLINSLGLWLDERPIRNYIVTAQTELPGLLFHDPHHPAQKRIILNPEDQEGFIRISWALGCTGKFYWPIPDKGLKKRLHRITAPTLLLWGNHDKLLAPAYGEEFKKGIPDAKLEIIDGAHMMPLEAPARVAAVVTAFLK
- a CDS encoding peptidylprolyl isomerase, producing MKLSRHSWVVTILAVLAIASACNGSSSDGLPVRNTGHYAIVETDRGTFVMELYPKVAPKTVENFETLVKKGFYNGLTFHRVVPDFVVQGGDPDGTGMGGPGYTVPAEIDKNEHHLRGSVATARTGDEVNPKRESSGSQFYICMKPQPGLDGDYTIFGGVIKGMDVVDQIQKGDHMKKITLATEPPK
- a CDS encoding CehA/McbA family metallohydrolase; this translates as MASGSGHPSGPYFSVDLHLHTNRGSSDSNLAPGDLVARAGAIGIGAVCITEHDTMWEPREMDLLGNESGVVFLRGMEVTTDMGHIGVFGLDRYVGGIYKLSELRKVVDAAGGILVANHPFRYKLDPRFSFINPDGEPIDPDRPDRAAKLAIFEFVHAIEVLNGACSEEENVFALRVARHLKKPEVAGSDSHSAGSIGCVSTLLDAPVHDERGLIEAIKGGRCRAGRGLLQNALAIFELP